One window of the Streptomyces sp. TS71-3 genome contains the following:
- a CDS encoding cytochrome bc complex cytochrome b subunit — translation MTMSSTTRNATRHQAPAGERVADWADGRLGLYSLAKTNMRKIFPDHWSFMLGEVCLYSFIVIILTGVYLTLFFHPSMNEVVYNGSYVPLKGQLMSEAFNSTLHISFDVRGGLLIRQIHHWAALIFLGGMFVHMMRVFFTGAFRKPREINWIFGFLLFVLGMFTGFTGYSLPDDLLSGTGVRFMEGAILATPVLGTYISFFLFGGEFPGGDFVARFYSIHILLLPGIMMGLLVGHLILVFYHKHTQFAGPGRTEKNVVGMPLLPVYMAKAGGFFFLVFGVIAIIAAIASINPIWAIGPYRPDMVSTGAQPDWYMGFSEGLIRVMPGWEINFLGHTLALGVAIPLIVVFPLVLVVIAVYPFLEAWVTGDRREHHILDRPRNAPTRTGVGVAWITWYFVMLVGGGNDLWATHFHLSINAITWFVRVAFFVLPVVAFLVTKRICLGLQRRDRDKVLHGRESGIIKRLPHGEFIEVHEPLDADQLHTLTAHEQYQPAEIGPAVDENGVERQLKPAQKLRAKLSKGYYGEGNQIPKPTVEEYKEITSGHGHH, via the coding sequence ATGACGATGAGCAGCACCACACGCAACGCGACCCGCCACCAGGCGCCCGCCGGAGAGCGGGTGGCCGACTGGGCGGACGGCCGGCTCGGGCTCTACTCGCTGGCCAAGACGAACATGCGGAAGATCTTCCCGGACCACTGGTCCTTCATGCTGGGCGAGGTCTGCCTCTACAGCTTCATCGTCATCATCCTCACGGGTGTGTACCTGACGCTGTTCTTCCACCCCTCGATGAACGAGGTGGTGTACAACGGCAGTTACGTCCCGCTCAAGGGCCAGCTGATGTCGGAGGCGTTCAACTCCACGCTGCACATCAGCTTCGACGTCCGCGGCGGTCTGCTGATAAGGCAGATCCACCACTGGGCGGCGCTGATCTTCCTCGGCGGCATGTTCGTGCACATGATGCGCGTCTTCTTCACGGGCGCCTTCCGCAAGCCGCGCGAGATCAACTGGATCTTCGGCTTCCTGCTCTTCGTGCTCGGCATGTTCACCGGCTTCACCGGCTACTCGCTCCCCGACGACCTGCTCTCCGGCACCGGTGTGCGGTTCATGGAGGGCGCGATCCTGGCCACGCCGGTCCTCGGCACCTACATCTCGTTCTTCCTGTTCGGCGGGGAGTTCCCGGGCGGCGACTTCGTGGCGAGGTTCTACTCGATCCACATCCTGCTGCTGCCGGGCATCATGATGGGCCTGCTGGTGGGCCACCTGATCCTGGTCTTCTACCACAAGCACACGCAGTTCGCGGGCCCCGGCCGCACCGAGAAGAACGTCGTGGGCATGCCCCTGCTGCCGGTCTACATGGCCAAGGCGGGCGGCTTCTTCTTCCTGGTCTTCGGCGTGATCGCGATCATCGCCGCGATCGCCTCGATCAACCCGATCTGGGCCATCGGCCCCTACCGGCCTGACATGGTCTCCACCGGTGCCCAGCCCGACTGGTACATGGGCTTCTCCGAGGGCCTGATCCGTGTGATGCCCGGCTGGGAGATCAACTTCCTCGGCCATACGCTCGCCCTGGGCGTCGCGATCCCGCTGATCGTGGTCTTCCCGCTGGTGCTCGTGGTGATCGCGGTCTACCCGTTCCTGGAGGCCTGGGTCACCGGCGACAGGCGCGAGCACCACATCCTGGACCGGCCGCGGAACGCCCCGACCCGTACGGGCGTCGGTGTGGCCTGGATCACGTGGTACTTCGTGATGCTGGTCGGCGGCGGCAACGACCTGTGGGCCACCCACTTCCACCTGTCGATCAACGCGATCACGTGGTTCGTCCGGGTCGCCTTCTTCGTCCTGCCCGTCGTGGCGTTCCTCGTCACCAAGCGGATCTGCCTCGGCCTCCAGCGCCGGGACCGCGACAAGGTGCTGCACGGACGCGAGTCCGGCATCATCAAGCGGCTGCCGCACGGTGAGTTCATCGAGGTCCACGAGCCCCTGGACGCCGACCAGCTGCACACCCTCACCGCCCACGAGCAGTACCAGCCGGCGGAGATCGGCCCCGCGGTCGACGAGAACGGCGTCGAGCGCCAGCTCAAGCCGGCCCAGAAGCTGCGGGCCAAGCTCTCCAAGGGCTACTACGGCGAGGGCAACCAGATCCCGAAGCCCACGGTCGAGGAGTACAAGGAGATCACCAGCGGCCACGGTCACCACTGA
- a CDS encoding heme-copper oxidase subunit III → MATATTVETGHAHPSVNRPNLTSVGTIIWLSSELMFFAALFAMYFTLRSVTGPDHWREMADHLNVPFSSVNTTVLVLSSLTCQLGVFAAERGDVKKLRMWFIITFIMGAIFIGGQIFEYTNLVKEDGISLSSDPYGSVFYLTTGFHGLHVTGGLIAFLLLLGRTYAARRFTHSQATAAIVVSYYWHFVDVVWIGLFATIYLIK, encoded by the coding sequence GTGGCGACAGCAACGACAGTAGAGACCGGGCACGCGCACCCATCGGTCAACCGGCCGAACCTCACCAGTGTCGGAACCATCATCTGGCTGAGTTCCGAGCTGATGTTCTTCGCGGCCCTCTTCGCGATGTACTTCACCCTGCGATCGGTGACCGGGCCGGATCACTGGCGGGAGATGGCCGACCACCTGAACGTTCCGTTCTCGTCGGTCAACACCACCGTCCTGGTGCTTTCATCCCTCACCTGCCAGCTCGGCGTGTTCGCGGCCGAGCGCGGTGATGTGAAGAAGCTCCGGATGTGGTTCATCATCACCTTCATCATGGGCGCGATCTTCATCGGCGGTCAGATCTTCGAGTACACGAACCTGGTGAAGGAGGACGGCATCTCGCTCTCCTCCGACCCGTACGGTTCCGTGTTCTACCTGACCACCGGATTCCACGGACTGCACGTGACGGGCGGACTCATCGCCTTCCTGCTGCTCCTGGGCCGTACCTACGCCGCCCGGAGGTTCACCCACTCACAGGCGACAGCCGCCATCGTCGTGTCCTACTACTGGCACTTCGTCGACGTCGTCTGGATCGGCCTCTTCGCCACGATCTACCTGATCAAGTAA
- a CDS encoding c-type cytochrome yields MKKLSARRRHPLAAVVVLLLALAATGGLYTAFAPADKAQADETSQSLAINEGKRLFSVGCASCHGTGGQGSSDGPSLVGVGAAAVDFQVGTGRMPLQQQGAQAPSKKVIYSQAEIDQLAAYIASLGAGPGIPTKNQYDPKGADIAKGGELFRTDCAQCHNFTGEGGALTHGKFAPSLENVDPKHVYEAMSTGPQNMPNFPDSVMPEQNKKDVIAYLHAVNSDDSTSPGGLKLGGLGPVSEGLFAWIFGLGGLIAVAAWVAARTAKAKKS; encoded by the coding sequence GTGAAAAAGCTCTCCGCACGACGACGCCATCCGCTGGCGGCGGTCGTCGTCCTACTCCTCGCGCTGGCGGCCACCGGGGGGCTGTACACCGCGTTCGCGCCCGCGGACAAGGCACAGGCCGACGAGACCTCCCAGTCCCTCGCCATCAACGAGGGCAAGCGGCTCTTCTCGGTGGGCTGCGCAAGCTGCCACGGCACGGGAGGACAGGGCTCCTCAGACGGCCCGTCCCTGGTGGGCGTCGGAGCCGCGGCGGTCGACTTCCAGGTCGGCACCGGCCGTATGCCGCTCCAGCAGCAGGGCGCACAGGCACCGAGCAAGAAGGTCATCTACTCGCAGGCCGAGATCGACCAGCTCGCCGCCTACATCGCCTCCCTGGGCGCCGGGCCGGGCATCCCGACGAAGAACCAGTACGACCCGAAGGGCGCCGACATCGCCAAGGGCGGCGAGCTCTTCAGGACCGACTGCGCGCAGTGCCACAACTTCACCGGCGAGGGCGGCGCGTTGACGCACGGCAAGTTCGCGCCTTCACTGGAGAACGTGGATCCGAAGCATGTGTACGAGGCCATGTCGACCGGCCCGCAGAACATGCCGAACTTCCCGGACAGCGTCATGCCGGAGCAGAACAAGAAGGACGTCATCGCGTACCTGCACGCGGTCAACAGCGATGACTCCACCAGCCCCGGTGGCCTGAAGCTCGGCGGGCTCGGCCCCGTCAGCGAGGGCCTGTTCGCCTGGATCTTCGGTCTCGGCGGGCTGATCGCCGTCGCCGCCTGGGTTGCCGCTCGGACCGCAAAGGCCAAGAAGTCATGA
- a CDS encoding ubiquinol-cytochrome c reductase iron-sulfur subunit — protein MSSHDMSDENLPVPSEAHGEVSLPDEDNPFADPGLPPHEHRIQDIDEQAAKRSERTVAFLFTLSMLGTIGFIASYFAIPREKSVYVFPIGHINAMNFALGLTLGVALFCIGAGAVHWARTLMSDAEIADERHPIEADPDTKQKVLADFAQGAKESALGRRGLIRTTMFGALALVPLGGVFLLGGLGPKPGTKLRHTMWTKGKLLVNMNTDQPLRPADIPVGSLTFAKPDGLEETNEDFQQQIAKAALMIIRLQPGNIKDKRELDWSHDGIVAYSKICTHVGCPISLYEQQTHHVLCPCHQSTFDLSDGGRVLFGPAGHALPQLRIGVNPDGFLEALGDFAEPVGPAFWERG, from the coding sequence ATGAGTAGCCACGACATGTCAGACGAGAACCTGCCGGTGCCCAGCGAGGCGCACGGCGAGGTGTCCCTCCCGGACGAGGACAACCCGTTCGCGGACCCGGGACTGCCCCCCCACGAGCACCGGATCCAGGACATCGACGAGCAGGCCGCCAAGCGGTCCGAGCGCACGGTCGCCTTCCTGTTCACGCTCTCGATGCTGGGCACGATCGGGTTCATCGCGTCGTACTTCGCGATCCCGCGCGAGAAGTCGGTCTACGTCTTCCCGATCGGGCACATCAACGCGATGAACTTCGCCCTGGGCCTGACCCTCGGCGTAGCGCTCTTCTGCATCGGTGCGGGCGCCGTCCACTGGGCGCGGACCCTGATGTCCGACGCGGAGATCGCCGACGAGCGCCACCCGATCGAGGCGGACCCCGACACCAAGCAGAAGGTCCTCGCCGACTTCGCGCAGGGCGCCAAGGAGTCCGCGCTCGGCCGCCGCGGCCTGATCCGCACCACGATGTTCGGTGCGCTGGCCCTGGTCCCGCTCGGCGGTGTCTTCCTGCTCGGCGGCCTCGGCCCGAAGCCCGGCACCAAGCTCCGCCACACCATGTGGACCAAGGGCAAGCTGCTGGTCAACATGAACACCGACCAGCCGCTGCGCCCCGCCGACATCCCGGTCGGCTCGCTGACCTTCGCCAAGCCCGACGGCCTGGAGGAGACCAACGAGGACTTCCAGCAGCAGATCGCCAAGGCCGCTCTGATGATCATCCGGCTGCAGCCCGGGAACATCAAGGACAAGCGCGAGCTCGACTGGTCGCACGACGGCATCGTCGCCTACTCGAAGATCTGCACCCACGTGGGATGCCCGATCTCCCTGTACGAGCAGCAGACGCACCACGTCCTCTGCCCGTGCCACCAGTCCACCTTCGACCTCTCCGACGGGGGCCGCGTGCTCTTCGGCCCGGCCGGTCACGCCCTGCCGCAGCTGCGCATCGGCGTGAACCCGGACGGGTTCCTGGAAGCGCTCGGCGACTTCGCTGAGCCCGTCGGTCCTGCCTTCTGGGAGCGTGGATGA